A region of Allocoleopsis franciscana PCC 7113 DNA encodes the following proteins:
- the rpmB gene encoding 50S ribosomal protein L28 yields the protein MGRKCQLTGKTANNAFAISHSHRRTKKVQEANLQWKRIWWPQGNRWVRLRLSTKAIKTLDKLGLQAMAKQAGIDLNRL from the coding sequence ATGGGACGCAAATGTCAGCTGACTGGGAAAACGGCAAACAATGCTTTTGCCATCTCTCACTCTCACCGCCGTACCAAGAAGGTACAGGAAGCTAACTTACAGTGGAAGCGCATTTGGTGGCCCCAAGGTAACCGCTGGGTTAGACTACGGCTTTCGACTAAGGCAATCAAAACCTTAGACAAGCTAGGTTTGCAAGCAATGGCGAAGCAAGCTGGGATTGACCTGAATCGCTTGTAA